A part of Pieris napi chromosome 9, ilPieNapi1.2, whole genome shotgun sequence genomic DNA contains:
- the LOC125052725 gene encoding regulator of chromosome condensation isoform X1 encodes MPAARGVKRTASKTSAVTASSAPKNKKKRGAIQLEVPSAPKGRGCVLTCGQGDVGQLGLGEDVIETTKFKQVTRLGNKIVDACAGGMHTVALDFEGKVWTFGCNDEGALGRPTTNEQEEGTPSSVSLPAPAVSVSAGDSHSAALLNNGDVYAWGAFRDSHGTMGLVLRAREGKPSKEPLKLAIPETAVGIASGGDHLVVLSTSGAVYTMGCGEQGQLGRLSQRSASREARHGFSALLVPSKVTLKCVVSRVWAGYHATFALDAVSDKMFAWGLNNYGQLGITGDKRKIALHTPTECDAFSNTLSWQEVALGQHHSLALDSNGQVYAVGRCEYGRLGLGDRNKDAEALEPLPALQNKKCISIAAGTSNSFALTETGEVLGWGMGSEGQLGTGTSSDANEPTPSICLGVNLSAGSHKPARISAGGQHTVLFVEDTSPQKEPSPKPEPEEPQAEVESEPKAKKAKQEQDQQVTSTSASEVSVEVKGKRKRKESTSSEKINGDEKKETAMEVDDTDKSEKSQEENKQTDTDQSADETSQDSKVETMDTSSQDTLDSETDKHTEKDEADDKQTDDKVEKIESEMDTDSEKVPEKTEKPEKVEKISEKSEKLETEVNGVEGPVA; translated from the exons ATGCCGGCTGCACGAGGTGTCAAAAGAACGGCATCTAAAACATCCGCCGTTACAGCATCATCGGCACCCAAAAATAAGAAGAAACGGGGAG CAATACAATTGGAAGTACCAAGTGCTCCAAAGGGCCGTGGTTGTGTGTTAACATGTGGTCAGGGTGATGTAGGACAATTGGGATTGGGTGAAGATGTCATTGAGACCACAAA GTTTAAGCAAGTTACAAGGTTGGGTAACAAAATAGTGGATGCATGTGCTGGGGGCATGCACACTGTTGCACTCGATTTTGAAGGAAAG GTATGGACTTTTGGGTGCAATGATGAAGGAGCTCTAGGACGTCCTACAACCAATGAACAAGAGGAAGGTACACCAAGTTCTGTGTCGCTCCCAGCACCTGCAGTCTCCGTCTCAGCAGGAGATTCTCATTCTGCAGCATTGCTGAATAATGGAGACGTATATGCTTGGGGCGCTTTCCGG GATTCCCATGGCACTATGGGACTTGTATTGAGGGCTCGTGAAGGCAAGCCTTCTAAAGAGCCTCTCAAACTGGCCATTCCTGAGACAGCTGTGGGCATAGCTTCAGGGGGAGATCACCTCGTTGTTCTATCT aCAAGCGGTGCTGTATACACCATGGGGTGTGGCGAACAAGGACAACTCGGAAGATTGTCACAACGCTCAGCATCCAGGGAAGCTCGGCATGGATTCA gCGCTCTGCTAGTACCATCGAAAGTAACATTGAAGTGCGTAGTGTCCCGTGTCTGGGCAGGATACCATGCCACGTTCGCGTTGGACGCCGTCTCGGACAAGATGTTCGCTTGGGGACTCAATAACTACGGGCAACTCG GTATAACAGGTGATAAGCGCAAAATAGCACTACACACTCCGACAGAATGTGATGCCTTCTCCAATACACTCAGTTGGCAGGAAGTCGCTTTGGGACAACATCATTCGCTCGCCCTCGACTCCAATGGACAGGTGTATGCGGTGGGACGGTGCGAATATGGCAG ACTGGGTCTAGGCGACAGAAATAAGGATGCAGAAGCCCTAGAGCCACTTCCTGCTCTCCAGAACAAGAAATGTATCAGTATAGCAGCCGGAACTAGTAATTCCTTTGCTCTCACTGAAACAG GTGAAGTACTAGGATGGGGCATGGGAAGTGAAGGCCAGTTGGGCACAGGTACAAGTTCCGACGCAAACGAACCCACCCCGTCCATTTGTTTGGGTGTCAATCTGTCTGCGGGCAGCCACAAACCGGCTAGAATATCTGCTGGGGGCCAACATACAGTGCTCTTTGTG GAAGACACGTCGCCCCAAAAAGAGCCATCACCCAAACCGGAGCCAGAAGAGCCCCAAGCGGAGGTCGAATCCGAACCCAAGGCTAAGAAAGCCAAACAGGAACAAGACCAGCAAGTGACGTCGACGAGTGCGAGTGAGGTCAGTGTAGAAGTCAAAGGCAAGAGGAAACGCAAGGAGAGCACCAGCTCcgag aaAATAAACGGTGATGAGAAAAAGGAGACAGCTATGGAGGTTGATGACACTG ACAAATCTGAAAAATCGCAAGAAGAAAACAAACAAACGGACACAGACCAAAGCGCGGATGAAACTTCACAAGACTCTAAAGTGGAAACTATGGACACATCCAGTCAGGACACACTCGACAGCGAGACAGACAAACACACAGAAAAAGATGAAGCAGACGACAAACAGACAGATGACAAAGTAGAAAAGATCGAATCAGAAATGGATACGGATTCGGAGAAAGTTCCAGAGAAAACAGAAAAACCAGAAAAGGTTGAAAAAATTTCTGAAAAATCGGAAAAACTCGAAACTGAAGTAAACGGTGTGGAGGGACCAGTGGCGTGA
- the LOC125052725 gene encoding regulator of chromosome condensation isoform X2: MPAARGVKRTASKTSAVTASSAPKNKKKRGAIQLEVPSAPKGRGCVLTCGQGDVGQLGLGEDVIETTKFKQVTRLGNKIVDACAGGMHTVALDFEGKVWTFGCNDEGALGRPTTNEQEEGTPSSVSLPAPAVSVSAGDSHSAALLNNGDVYAWGAFRDSHGTMGLVLRAREGKPSKEPLKLAIPETAVGIASGGDHLVVLSTSGAVYTMGCGEQGQLGRLSQRSASREARHGFSALLVPSKVTLKCVVSRVWAGYHATFALDAVSDKMFAWGLNNYGQLGITGDKRKIALHTPTECDAFSNTLSWQEVALGQHHSLALDSNGQVYAVGRCEYGRLGLGDRNKDAEALEPLPALQNKKCISIAAGTSNSFALTETGEVLGWGMGSEGQLGTGTSSDANEPTPSICLGVNLSAGSHKPARISAGGQHTVLFVEDTSPQKEPSPKPEPEEPQAEVESEPKAKKAKQEQDQQVTSTSASEVSVEVKGKRKRKESTSSEVKKQKAAPTRKPRNRK; this comes from the exons ATGCCGGCTGCACGAGGTGTCAAAAGAACGGCATCTAAAACATCCGCCGTTACAGCATCATCGGCACCCAAAAATAAGAAGAAACGGGGAG CAATACAATTGGAAGTACCAAGTGCTCCAAAGGGCCGTGGTTGTGTGTTAACATGTGGTCAGGGTGATGTAGGACAATTGGGATTGGGTGAAGATGTCATTGAGACCACAAA GTTTAAGCAAGTTACAAGGTTGGGTAACAAAATAGTGGATGCATGTGCTGGGGGCATGCACACTGTTGCACTCGATTTTGAAGGAAAG GTATGGACTTTTGGGTGCAATGATGAAGGAGCTCTAGGACGTCCTACAACCAATGAACAAGAGGAAGGTACACCAAGTTCTGTGTCGCTCCCAGCACCTGCAGTCTCCGTCTCAGCAGGAGATTCTCATTCTGCAGCATTGCTGAATAATGGAGACGTATATGCTTGGGGCGCTTTCCGG GATTCCCATGGCACTATGGGACTTGTATTGAGGGCTCGTGAAGGCAAGCCTTCTAAAGAGCCTCTCAAACTGGCCATTCCTGAGACAGCTGTGGGCATAGCTTCAGGGGGAGATCACCTCGTTGTTCTATCT aCAAGCGGTGCTGTATACACCATGGGGTGTGGCGAACAAGGACAACTCGGAAGATTGTCACAACGCTCAGCATCCAGGGAAGCTCGGCATGGATTCA gCGCTCTGCTAGTACCATCGAAAGTAACATTGAAGTGCGTAGTGTCCCGTGTCTGGGCAGGATACCATGCCACGTTCGCGTTGGACGCCGTCTCGGACAAGATGTTCGCTTGGGGACTCAATAACTACGGGCAACTCG GTATAACAGGTGATAAGCGCAAAATAGCACTACACACTCCGACAGAATGTGATGCCTTCTCCAATACACTCAGTTGGCAGGAAGTCGCTTTGGGACAACATCATTCGCTCGCCCTCGACTCCAATGGACAGGTGTATGCGGTGGGACGGTGCGAATATGGCAG ACTGGGTCTAGGCGACAGAAATAAGGATGCAGAAGCCCTAGAGCCACTTCCTGCTCTCCAGAACAAGAAATGTATCAGTATAGCAGCCGGAACTAGTAATTCCTTTGCTCTCACTGAAACAG GTGAAGTACTAGGATGGGGCATGGGAAGTGAAGGCCAGTTGGGCACAGGTACAAGTTCCGACGCAAACGAACCCACCCCGTCCATTTGTTTGGGTGTCAATCTGTCTGCGGGCAGCCACAAACCGGCTAGAATATCTGCTGGGGGCCAACATACAGTGCTCTTTGTG GAAGACACGTCGCCCCAAAAAGAGCCATCACCCAAACCGGAGCCAGAAGAGCCCCAAGCGGAGGTCGAATCCGAACCCAAGGCTAAGAAAGCCAAACAGGAACAAGACCAGCAAGTGACGTCGACGAGTGCGAGTGAGGTCAGTGTAGAAGTCAAAGGCAAGAGGAAACGCAAGGAGAGCACCAGCTCcgag gttaaaaaacaaaaggcaGCACCCACTCGCAAGCCAAgaaatag aaAATAA
- the LOC125052727 gene encoding methylosome subunit pICln-like produces MVVASTNFSAPVEGVLLQNPSTKLLVNNLEIGTATLYITENNVVWGGGAAASGGPSPPVSLLYPNISLHAVQREPSPALYLVLNYELRLPNVPTGAGDSNEAQNENEDEEFDADDQPITQIRFIPENENDLQLMFSAMCQGQALHPDPQDESEDDPYMNLDDDDEEFEDAQENDSSDEAAGRMQQLRIENLNGSTHYEDCEDVDNE; encoded by the exons atgGTTGTAGCATCGACAAATTTTTCTGCGCCGGTTGAAGGTGTGCTTTTACAAAATCCCTCTACGAAGCTGCTGGTAAATAATCTGGAAATTGGCACAGcaactttatatattactgaaaa CAATGTTGTATGGGGTGGGGGCGCGGCAGCTTCAGGTGGACCATCACCACCTGTGTCTCTTCTTTATCCAAATATTTCTCTTCATGCAGTACAACGGGAACCAAGCCCAGCTCTATATCTTGTCCTTAACTATGAATTGAG atTACCCAATGTACCCACCGGAGCAGGTGATAGCAATGAGGCTCAAAATGAAAATGAGGATGAAGAATTTGATGCTGATGATCAACCCATCACACAGATaag gttTATACCAGAAAACGAAAATGACCTGCAACTTATGTTTTCGGCTATGTGTCAGGGTCAAGCTTTACACCCTGATCCCCAGGATGAATCAGAAGATGACCCTTATATGAATTTGGACGATG ATGATGAAGAGTTTGAAGATGCACAGGAAAATGACTCTTCAGATGAGGCGGCTGGGAGAATGCAGCAACTTagaattgaaaatttaaatgggAGCACACATTATGaag attgCGAAGATGTTgataatgaataa